One stretch of Sander lucioperca isolate FBNREF2018 chromosome 13, SLUC_FBN_1.2, whole genome shotgun sequence DNA includes these proteins:
- the LOC116065101 gene encoding gap junction alpha-1 protein-like, whose translation MGDWSALGHLLNEVQAYSTAGGKVWLSVLFIFRILVLGTAVESAWGDEQSAFKCNTQQPGCENVCYDKSFPISHVRFWVLQIIFVSTPTLLYLAHVLYLNKKEQKCNKNDGVDINIPLKKIEMKKHSKVKMKGPLLRTYIVSIFFKSMFEVGFLVIQWYIYGFSLSAVYTCERSPCPHRVDCFLSRPTEKTVFIIFMLVVSLVSLLLNVIELFHVFFKRIKDRAKGKQPPILYPCAGTLSPTPKELSTTKNAYCKGCSSLTDPLSPMFPPGYKLAIGERGTGSCSNYNKQANEQNWANYSIEQSQLGQNGDFRTMSNSHAQAFHFPDDTQEHKKLSSTAGHEMLMDARPCSSKPRPGDLDV comes from the coding sequence ATGGGGGACTGGAGTGCTCTGGGCCATCTGCTGAACGAGGTCCAGGCCTACTCTACTGCCGGGGGGAAGGTCTGGCTGTCGGTCCTGTTCATCTTCAGGATCCTGGTCCTGGGCACTGCAGTGGAATCAGCCTGGGGAGACGAGCAGTCTGCATTCAAATGTAACACACAGCAGCCTGGTTGTGAGAACGTCTGCTATGACAAATCTTTCCCCATCTCCCATGTCCGCTTCTGGGTCCTCCAGATCATCTTTGTGTCAACGCCCACACTTCTCTACCTGGCTCATGTCCTCTACCTGAACAAGAAGGAacagaaatgcaacaaaaatgacgGCGTCGATATCAACATCCCGCTGAAGAAAATTGAGATGAAAAAGCACAGCAAAGTGAAGATGAAAGGGCCCCTGCTCAGAACCTATATAGTCAGCATTTTCTTCAAGTCTATGTTCGAGGTGGGCTTCCTGGTCATCCAGTGGTACATTTACGGCTTCAGCCTTTCTGCAGTCTACACCTGTGAGAGGTCCCCATGCCCCCACAGGGTGGACTGTTTCCTGTCCCGTCCCACAGAGAAGACagtcttcatcatcttcatgcTGGTGGTCTCGCTGGTGTCCCTGCTGCTCAACGTCATCGAGCTTTTCCATGTGTTTTTTAAGAGGATCAAAGATCGTGCGAAGGGCAAGCAACCACCCATCCTCTACCCTTGTGCAGGCACATTGAGCCCCACCCCTAAAGAGCTGTCCACCACCAAGAACGCCTACTGTAAGGGTTGTTCCTCCCTGACTGACCCGCTCTCACCCATGTTCCCCCCAGGATACAAACTGGCCATAGGGGAGCGTGGAACTGGCTCATGCAGCAATTATAATAAGCAGGCCAATGAGCAGAACTGGGCCAACTACTCCATAGAGCAAAGCCAGCTCGGCCAGAATGGCGATTTCAGAACTATGTCAAACTCCCATGCACAAGCCTTTCACTTTCCAGATGACACCCAAGAGCATAAGAAACTTTCCTCAACAGCAGGACACGAGATGCTGATGGACGCCAGGCCGTGTAGCAGCAAGCCTAGGCCAGGTGACCTGGATGTGTAA